One Nitrospirota bacterium genomic region harbors:
- the rpsT gene encoding 30S ribosomal protein S20, whose protein sequence is MAAKAPVKRNLSAEKRARQAEVKNARNRAAKSTIKGATKAVETSVKAKDKEAAAKTLLAAIKTISSAKSKGILHRNTAARKISRLTKKTNALAKA, encoded by the coding sequence CGGTAAAAAGAAACCTTTCAGCAGAGAAGAGGGCACGGCAGGCTGAAGTAAAAAATGCCCGTAACAGAGCAGCAAAAAGCACGATCAAGGGCGCCACAAAGGCTGTTGAGACATCGGTCAAGGCAAAAGACAAAGAGGCGGCAGCAAAGACTTTGCTGGCTGCTATCAAGACCATCAGCAGCGCAAAATCAAAAGGTATACTCCACAGGAATACCGCTGCACGCAAGATATCCAGACTGACGAAAAAGACTAACGCGCTGGCGAAAGCCTAA
- the holA gene encoding DNA polymerase III subunit delta, protein MSYKNLLDEIKKALPAPCYLINSSSRFLHAEAASLIKGLVPPEELDFNFQSFDMLSPEQEKTAFDQVLDVLNTVPFFAGRKFVVIENSQKIAKKDLKKLEGYLQSPSKSSVLVLLYEGTLKKDAKESFAGVKQITVDIRESDMPAWIVEKAKLKGLKLSGDSAEYLVAMIGPDLGMLSTEIEKLTLVGKADIEKGDIAEIIEGKRSFGAFDLINAIRDRNKEKVFRIYSILRETEEPYGLLGALNWQYAQQLGEKNSPRELNYLYEVFRLLNSADLGIKTGGFYPFELLLVKLLRLSPAR, encoded by the coding sequence ATGAGCTACAAAAACCTTCTTGATGAGATAAAGAAAGCTCTTCCAGCGCCATGTTATCTGATTAACTCCTCCAGTCGGTTTCTGCATGCTGAAGCAGCTTCTCTTATTAAGGGTCTTGTTCCGCCTGAAGAACTGGACTTCAATTTTCAGTCCTTTGATATGCTTTCCCCTGAGCAGGAAAAGACAGCCTTTGACCAGGTCCTCGATGTCTTGAATACGGTTCCGTTCTTTGCCGGCCGAAAATTTGTCGTGATCGAAAATTCCCAGAAGATCGCGAAGAAGGACCTGAAGAAACTCGAAGGCTATCTGCAGAGCCCGTCAAAGAGTTCAGTGCTGGTGCTCCTGTATGAGGGGACGCTTAAGAAGGATGCGAAAGAGAGCTTCGCGGGGGTCAAGCAGATCACGGTTGATATCAGGGAAAGCGACATGCCTGCCTGGATCGTCGAAAAGGCGAAACTGAAGGGTCTGAAACTGTCAGGAGATTCCGCTGAATATCTTGTTGCGATGATCGGCCCTGACCTCGGCATGCTTTCGACAGAGATCGAGAAGCTGACACTTGTCGGTAAGGCTGACATAGAAAAGGGCGACATTGCCGAGATCATAGAAGGGAAGAGGAGCTTTGGCGCCTTTGACCTTATCAATGCGATCCGCGACCGGAACAAGGAAAAGGTATTCAGGATATACAGCATCCTGAGGGAGACCGAGGAGCCGTATGGACTGCTGGGGGCATTGAACTGGCAATATGCTCAGCAGCTGGGGGAAAAGAATTCCCCCAGGGAGCTGAACTATCTGTATGAAGTATTTCGCCTGCTGAACAGTGCAGACCTGGGCATAAAGACCGGGGGATTCTATCCTTTTGAGCTGCTGCTGGTCAAACTGCTTAGGCTTTCGCCAGCGCGTTAG
- a CDS encoding leucine--tRNA ligase: MEERYDPAAIEPKWQQYWEEKDLFRTEKDDSRKKFYCLEMFPYPSGKIHMGHVRNYAIGDVIARYKRMQGFNVLHPMGWDSFGMPAENAAIKHNVHPSQWTYENIKYMKGQLKKLGLSYDWNREVATCSPEYYRWNQWFFVKMLEKGLAYRKSSYVNWCHSCATVLANEQVIDTKCWRCDSVVVQKKLEQWFLRITNYAEELLSGCDTLSGWPEKVVLMQKNWIGKSHGAEVDFRVEGIDQNIRIFTTRPDTLFGATFLCLSPGHPLAERLVADKEELEKVRAHYGKVDEKVGLFTGAYCINPMNNEKIPVYIANFVLMEYGTGAIMSVPAHDQRDFEFAEKYGLPIRQVIKLHSAFSIQHSALEEAFEDEGILVESGQFSGLNSADAKQKIADHLEEKGLGKKVTNYKLRDWGISRQRYWGTPIPIIYCDRCGIVPVPEKDLPVILPEDVKFTGTGGSPLQESDAFLHTTCPKCGGKARRETDTMDTFVDSSWYFVAYCLKDRNGLSVVRDQFKEDSSPITHHPLLKYWMPVDQYVGGVEHAVLHLLYSRFFTRVLRDLGIVNVSEPFINLLTQGMVIKDGAKMSKSKGNVIDPDYLINRYGSDTSRLFSLFAAPPERDLDWSDKGVDGAYRFLNRVWSVAQKHRDALNRAASSATDNGELSDSARAVLRKTHQTIRKVTADIEKDYHFNTAIAAMMELVNEMIGFEPDNGKEMQVLTFAAENLLLLLSPFTPHIAEELWSQLDHSKNASEMPWPVWDAEIAKDEEIELVIQVNGKLRGKLMIPAGLTDNDLKERALKDSKVAEFIGGQDIKKVIVIKGRLVNIVVGR; this comes from the coding sequence GTGGAAGAGAGATACGATCCAGCAGCTATCGAACCCAAATGGCAGCAGTACTGGGAAGAGAAAGATCTTTTCAGAACTGAGAAGGACGACTCGCGCAAGAAATTCTACTGTCTTGAAATGTTCCCCTATCCCTCCGGAAAGATCCATATGGGCCATGTGCGCAACTACGCGATCGGCGATGTGATCGCCCGGTATAAAAGGATGCAGGGATTTAATGTCCTCCATCCCATGGGCTGGGACTCCTTTGGCATGCCGGCTGAGAATGCCGCGATCAAGCACAATGTCCACCCTTCGCAGTGGACTTATGAGAACATCAAATATATGAAAGGCCAGCTCAAGAAGCTTGGCCTGAGCTATGACTGGAACAGGGAAGTGGCAACCTGCAGTCCTGAGTATTACCGATGGAACCAGTGGTTTTTTGTCAAGATGCTCGAAAAGGGACTGGCGTACAGGAAGTCCTCGTACGTGAACTGGTGCCATTCCTGTGCAACCGTTCTTGCGAACGAGCAGGTGATCGACACAAAATGCTGGCGCTGCGACAGTGTTGTGGTGCAGAAGAAGCTTGAGCAGTGGTTCCTTCGGATCACCAACTATGCAGAGGAGCTTCTGAGCGGTTGCGATACCCTGTCAGGCTGGCCCGAGAAGGTTGTTCTTATGCAGAAGAACTGGATCGGCAAGAGCCATGGCGCTGAGGTTGATTTCCGTGTCGAGGGGATCGATCAGAACATAAGGATATTCACTACAAGGCCTGATACGCTTTTTGGCGCGACCTTTCTCTGCCTTTCTCCCGGACATCCGCTTGCTGAAAGGCTTGTTGCCGATAAGGAAGAACTTGAGAAGGTGAGGGCGCATTACGGCAAGGTTGACGAAAAGGTCGGCCTCTTCACGGGAGCATACTGCATCAACCCCATGAACAATGAGAAGATCCCTGTGTACATCGCGAATTTTGTTTTAATGGAATACGGCACCGGCGCAATTATGTCGGTCCCTGCCCATGATCAGCGGGACTTTGAATTTGCGGAGAAATACGGGCTCCCGATCAGGCAGGTCATTAAACTGCATTCAGCATTCAGTATTCAGCATTCGGCATTAGAGGAAGCATTTGAGGACGAAGGGATACTTGTTGAGTCGGGGCAGTTCAGCGGGCTGAACAGCGCCGATGCTAAGCAGAAGATCGCTGATCATCTCGAAGAAAAGGGCCTTGGCAAGAAGGTTACTAATTACAAACTGCGTGACTGGGGCATATCGCGGCAGCGGTACTGGGGAACCCCGATTCCTATTATATACTGCGACAGATGCGGCATTGTGCCTGTGCCTGAGAAGGACCTGCCTGTGATACTTCCTGAAGATGTGAAATTCACCGGCACCGGAGGCTCTCCGCTTCAGGAATCTGATGCGTTCCTTCACACAACCTGTCCGAAGTGCGGGGGCAAGGCCCGCCGCGAAACAGATACCATGGATACCTTTGTGGATTCTTCCTGGTATTTTGTTGCCTACTGCCTCAAAGACCGTAATGGGTTATCCGTAGTGCGTGACCAGTTTAAGGAAGACTCATCACCCATCACTCATCACCCATTACTGAAGTACTGGATGCCTGTCGACCAGTATGTCGGCGGCGTTGAGCATGCAGTGCTTCATCTTCTCTATTCCCGGTTCTTTACCCGCGTATTACGAGACCTCGGCATAGTTAATGTGAGCGAGCCGTTCATAAACCTGCTGACACAGGGCATGGTCATCAAGGACGGCGCAAAGATGTCCAAGTCAAAGGGCAATGTGATCGATCCTGATTATCTTATCAACCGCTACGGCTCTGATACATCGAGACTTTTCTCCCTTTTTGCCGCTCCGCCCGAAAGAGATCTCGACTGGTCTGACAAGGGCGTTGACGGGGCCTATCGCTTCCTGAACAGGGTCTGGTCAGTGGCCCAGAAGCATCGTGATGCCTTGAATAGAGCTGCTTCTTCAGCCACAGATAACGGGGAGCTTTCGGACAGTGCACGGGCAGTTCTCAGGAAGACGCACCAGACGATCAGGAAAGTTACTGCAGATATTGAAAAAGACTATCATTTCAATACCGCCATTGCTGCAATGATGGAACTGGTGAATGAGATGATCGGCTTCGAGCCTGATAACGGGAAGGAGATGCAGGTGCTTACGTTTGCCGCAGAGAACCTGCTCCTGCTTCTGTCTCCTTTTACGCCCCATATTGCCGAGGAGCTCTGGTCTCAACTGGATCACAGCAAAAACGCATCAGAAATGCCCTGGCCTGTATGGGATGCAGAGATTGCAAAAGATGAGGAGATCGAGCTCGTGATCCAGGTCAATGGCAAGCTGCGGGGCAAACTCATGATCCCTGCCGGGCTGACTGATAATGACCTGAAAGAACGGGCGCTTAAGGACAGCAAAGTCGCTGAGTTCATTGGCGGGCAGGACATAAAAAAGGTTATCGTAATTAAAGGCCGACTCGTAAATATTGTTGTGGGGAGATGA
- a CDS encoding type II toxin-antitoxin system YafQ family toxin: MLTFRTTKQFERDYKLIVKQGKDLTKLKRIMNKLVSEEPLEIKRHDHPLTGNRKGHRDCHIEPDWLLIYKVDSNAEEIIFIRTGTHSDLFG, from the coding sequence ATGCTAACCTTCAGGACCACAAAACAGTTTGAACGCGACTATAAACTGATTGTGAAGCAAGGCAAGGATCTTACGAAGCTGAAGCGGATTATGAACAAGCTCGTAAGTGAGGAGCCGCTTGAGATCAAGCGCCATGACCACCCGCTTACCGGAAACAGGAAAGGCCATAGGGATTGTCATATTGAGCCGGACTGGCTTCTGATCTATAAAGTTGACAGTAATGCCGAGGAGATCATCTTTATCCGCACAGGCACTCATTCTGACTTATTTGGCTGA